The sequence CACGGCCATCGCGCCATGCGCCATCCTCGACATCCTTGGCCCCCCTTACTCCATCGAAGAGAACCGAGATTGCACCTACTACTCGGATGTTCCCTACTCCTCCCATCATCCCAGTAAGTTGTTGGCATTCTTGATCTCAGAAATCTAATCCAGATAATTAACATCATGATCATGCATATATTGACTTGCTACTAGCTAGTAGTTCTGAATGAAATGCCCTTTATGAAAGAAAATAGCTAGTTCTGAATTAGCATGCATGCAACTGGAAATGCATGAGCTCATATTGTATTTTGCACCATCAAAAACAGTACTAGTTTGCCTTGTGAGCAGCCCACTGAACGTGGAGAGAGGTCTGTTAGACCTGCAGCCTATAGGTAGTATCTATCTTTGTTTATGGTACACGCTCCATTTGCATCCTGTGGACATGATTAACTCTCTTAATTAATAGTGTAAGCACACGGTTTTAAGCCCCGGCCCCATGGGTTTTAGAAGCGCGGGATTGTCGAAACCACTTGGACATAAACCATGTTCTACccgcaaaaaaattcaaaaataaaccatGTTCTGAATGACACTAGCCGTCCATGATGTACTTCCTTCATCCggtacatccccttttatccattttgatgacaagtatttccgaacggagggagtagctagcttCACCCCCAAAGATATTTAGGGCTCCTTCAAGGCTTGAACATTGGTCGGTAATCATCGTGATGACCGATGATGCTTTTGCTAATTAACTATGTTTACAGCTAGCTAGCTGATTACACTGGTGTAACCCAAGGCTAACTGATTTGTCTCCTCTTCTAGTGACACTGACCAGCAATGAGCAAGAAGGCCGGCGCCTCGCGTGGCTGAAAGAGGTTGAGATGCCGAGCGATCTGAAGATGTGCACCGTCCGGTACGGCGGCCCGCCGATCTCCGACAGGTGATTGGGCCCCCGGCGACCGGCCTTCTTTCCAGCCCTTCACGACGATGAGCAACTCAAACCCCAAATCATGCAAGATGATGTCAGAATCGTTTGCCGTATGAATATAGCAGCAAAGCTAGCTTAGGTTTCAGTTTGTGCATGATGTCTCAGTGAGTGATGGCAGTTTATCATGTAAGAGTGCTTGCCTGCCTGCTTTTGCAGCAGCTGTGTGTGTGCGGACCTTGTCCAGATCCTTTGCTGATCTTTGTCAATGCATAGATCATCAATATATTTCACTTCTACTTGGCCTCTATATTCCCCTCTCTTTTTGGTTAAAAATGTTGCATGCTCTGCCCAATTCTTTATGGAATTTGAGATTCTTATACGTTCCTGTTTCCCCATATTTCTCACACTACTTGGGCTTTCAATTTTTTAAaactttcattttttttatttttttaaataatatgaTTTTTTAATTTTCCAACTGTTTCCACATATCTCTTGGACTACTTGGATTTTCAATTTCTAAAAAGTTCAAATAATACGATTCTTTAAATTTACGTACATGTTTCCACATATCTCATGGACTACTTGGACTTTCGACTtttaaaacttttattttttttaatttaaatAATATGATTCTCTAAATTTCTCTACCTTTTTTTTGTCATGATATCATCTGCTTATTTGGCCAAATTCATCTTTTTATAGGTTTAACAGTGTCATAAAAACCGCCTCAAATGGTTAGATATTAAAAAATATTGGTTGAAGGGAATGTATCTTGCAGTCATACTAATTAAGTTCATAATATGGGGCTAATAGTAATTCAATTATTCAAAACAAATCGTGAATTTAGAAATTTCATGAAGTTTTTAAAAGTTAAATAATTTtaaaataaacattttttaaaacattacAATTTTAAAAATGTACCCGTAGTTTCTGAAAGATGTCCACGTAATTAATTAAGTAAACGTTCACATTttttatagaaaaaaataaaagaaaaaacactGAAAACTACAAGAAAAGCGAAAACAAAAGAGGAGTCTCTGCCAATACTCAAGAAGCTAATATATTACTTCCCTTTGGAAATGAACAAGACAATGCAGCCCAAATTAAAGTAGGCCGAGTGTCGAACACATTTCCAGGTTATGGTAAACCGCTAGTTGACGCCCAACGAGTCGCGGTGGACCGGCCGAGTTTGGGGCTTCACTGTCACGCTTCTGTATTTTCGTTCACAATTTTTTTCTCGTTTTCCGTTTGTGTGTTTTCtgttctcttttatttatttacttattttactATTAATTCTTAAGTCCTTTTTCCGATTTATTTTATTCtggtttgttttaaaaaaaatcaaattgtaaatttcaaataatgtttgtctttctgattttttttggaactTCAAAAGATGTTCCACCTTTTAATAATGGTTTATTTTTAAAAAAGAGACATTGAGGTGAACTTTAAAAAAAATACATTTCGTGGAGTATTTTGTTCTACTTTTTGCAGTTAGGCGACGCTACACGTCGGCCGACGGATCTTTCTAAAAGATCCGCCGCCTCCGCATCCGTTTGATCTGGGGCCATCCAGCGGCCTGGCCCCTTCCTCACCATTGCAATAAAGTGAGTGTTGCAGAACCCTTTGCAACAGATCTCTTGTTGCAAAAACATTTGCAATAGAGGTTCTGTTGCAGATTTTTATTTCGCCTGAACTCTTTTGAAACATGAGTGTCACTGCAGAAGGACTTTTGCAACATAGATGATGTTGCAGAAGTTTTTTCGTCTTAAGTTTTCTATAGTATGGAACGTTGTTGCGGAAGGACTTTTATAACACAGATGATGTTGcagatttttttccttgtcttaactTTTTTGCAACATGGGTGTTGTTGCAGAAGGACTTTTGCAACACAGTTGATGTTGCGAAAAAACAGTCAAGTGGCAGAGGCACGCGTCAAGGGGTGGGGGTCCTTGGCGATTGTTGGTCGGCTAATCAAATTCGTATATGACGGTTGCGCATGCGGCGGAAGTGTATCGGCCAGCTGATTCTAATCTTTTTCCTTTCCATTTTGGATTCCATTTCGTCTATACACGCACAAAAGAATTGGCGTTTCAACATTTGGTGTATGTCGACGTCtagctttttttgtttttgttatcGGTTTCTTGGCTACATGCCTACATCCATCGGTTGTCTTTTCTTACTTTTGAGCTGAAGAAAACAGACGCCGTGCATACACTCTATATTCTTATTCTTGGCCTTGCTTGCATGGTTGTATTTCGTCTTGCTTTCTGCAAGAGCAGAACAACCGATGTCGCCGGCAAAACTTAGCGTCACACAATTAGTAGCCGTGGTGTAATATCAAACCTAAAAGAATCATATATGCGTATACATAACTGTATCAGATATTAGAGCTGGTTTGCAGAGTTTTTTCATCTTCTTTTTTGGGCTGTGTTTGCAGAGTTAAATAATGTGGCATCGGTGACTCATAAGAGTGAGGCAATGACAAAGACTAAACCAAAATCAAGTGGTGGTTTTTAGTGGTAGTGGGTCACTTAATGTATGGCGACAACCAATCATGCATGGGACGTATGCAATATTATTGAAGGATTGCAAGCACGGGATTTGATGAAATTATATACATACAGATCCTGTGGATATTTATATGAGCTGGCATGCACACGCATGGATCACGTATTCACGTGCACGAATATGTCTGTGTCAAATGTCTGTAGGAGAGCTGGTTTGAATTTTGAATCTCGTCCGGGAAAGCTTTGTACGGGTCCATCTACCTGCAGCATCTCATATATATGATGCTTCCGTGAGAAAGCTTGCATTACCAGGTCAAAAGGGAAAGAGAAAAGTCCGTATTTCAACCCTGAACCAACCAGGCAGTTTGATTTACAACCTTCATCTTTGAAACCGGTCACATTACACCCTCAATTTATCACATACGTAGTTCAAAACACAACCCTTGACTCGGGTTTGGCTTGGTCAACTGGTTTTGACCGAGTCAAACCTGACTAGGCAGCCAACTCAGCAGCTGAACTATCCCTAAAACTGTTGGAGCTGGCTTCTCCGTTCGTAGCCGGCGAGCGGCGGCACTTCACCATGGAACCGAGGAGGGTAAAGAGGAGAGCTGGAGCGTGCACCAGGAGGCCGGTGGAGCTTGCACACCGGACAAATAGGACGTCACTGCAGGCCGCGCATGCCACCCGAGCTTGCGCACGTGCACGACGACGGATCCCCTCTGGCCCTCGTGCGAGCTCGCCTACACGTCCTTCCGCCGAGGTACCCCGTCCTTGCCGCttagctgctgttgctgctgcagacgCCGTAGCCGTCGGTAGGAGGCGCCCAACGGCCGCGTATCGGCCCCTGGTGAGCTGCAGCGCCGCCCTTTGCGGGTGGCCGAGGATCTGGACGTCGTCGGGGCGGCGTCAGCTCTGGTGGTGCGGAGCACCTTGGTGACGGGGCTCCACTGCCTGGCGGATACAGCCcgtggcggcggcgccgccgccggtcgCCGGCCGACGGGGTCGTAGTTGTGGCCGCAGGGGCGGCGAGCCTTGGCGTCAGGCGACCCAGGTGACGGCTACGGGATTGGGTCGGGGTGAAGTGTGAACGGacatagagagagggagagagatctagGTCAGGATATGTGCGTTGTGGCTGCTTAGTTGGCTGCCTAGTCAGCTTTCACTTGGTCGAAACcagttttttttttcagaaaaactttcaatctattcatcttcaatcatggaagtacaacgaataccagaaataaaaattacatctagattcgTAGACCACCCACCGACGACTataagcaccgaagcgagccgaaggcgccgccgtcatcgcccctccatcgccggagccgggcataacttgttgtagtagacagtcgggaagtcgtcatgctaaggccccataggaccagcaccccagaacagcaaccgtcgccgatgaaaaataacgtagatcaaaaggatccaaaccgaagacacacaAACGTAAACGAACAACGACGTGATCCGAGCAAATTCatcaaagatagatctgccggagacacacctccacacgtccaccaacgatgctagacgcaccgccggaacgggggctaggcggggagacctttattccatcttcagggagccgccgccgtctcgtcttcctgagtaggacacaaactctaacaagattgaaaaaatgactaaaaacggagccctcccgccggctcttgccaggatccaccgcgcctccatggccctagggccaccggagacgaggcggacctgcgccggcgccggcgccggcgagaggcacggaCCCTAACTTTTTTtcttgaaggaggaggaggagcacattGCTGCGCTTTTTGGTCAAAACCAGTTAACCAAGCTAAAACCGAGTAAGGGTTGTGTTTTGAACTGTTTGATAAGTTAAGGGTGCAATGTGGCCGGTTCTAAAGATGAAGGTTGTAAATCAAACCGCCTGGTTAGTTTAAGGTTGAAATGTGGACTTTTCTCAAAGGAAAAACTTGCATTATCATGTTATTAAAAACTTGGTTGGCCAGTTTTGCACGTATATTACAACTATTAAGATCTTGTAAGATTTTTTTTCGGAAAAATGACCCAAGGTGCTATAGATAGCTCCACGCCAAGTGGACATGACAAAACCCAGACCTTAATCTTGACCATCAAATGCTATATCTGGACTAATTAACAAGGCCTATATGTATCGGTTTTTACCCTGTTTTTCGTTAATTAATCGGGCAATTATCTTCTTTTTAATTAGGATCCATGCGTGTGGACGAGTTGCCAGATGCGTGTGGACCTATCGAAACCACgtaaaaaacatccgtgtctccaactgcgtttgaatcctccaaacccttccctttactttcttgcaagttgcatgctttaatttccgctgcctatacattctttacatgcttgcttgatttgagtGATAATTGCTTGACTCGTCCAAAGATTGttaaaatctgtcaaactctaaaattgggaaaatattaagtttttaattggtcaagtagtctaatcatcccagtctagacatacttcaaggtcctacaagggGCTGCTTGGTATACGGCGGTCCGGTGTCATGGCGTGTGGTGGGACAATGATGGAGGGCGCAGCGGTGGCGGATCATCTGTGCTTGCCGCGCTGCCGTTGttggcttttatttcttcttcttttccctTTTGGGCTTGGTGCGCCGTTCATCCCGACAGGCGACAGTTACCCTATGATCGGTGTCTGTTACTTTATAATATAAAACgggaaaaccctttttcggtaaaggACCACCAAACCCATTTCATTTCCCCGCCGTCCGCACTGAAAATTCGAACTGAACTCGCCAGAGACAGAAAGAGAGGAAATCATCCCCAATTCCCCCTCCCGCCCCCAACTCCgacgacccgccgccgccgccgccgccgccgccgcgatgcAGCGCAGCATGGACGCGTCGATTTCGGCGCTGTGCGGCTCCCTCTCCCAGGTGCTCACCCACGCCGACGACTCCTCCCGCGCGCTCTCCGACGCCCTCTCCCGCCGCGCCATCCCCCTCGGTACCGCATCTGACCTCGCCGCCGTCCCCCGCTAGGGTTTCGCCAGCCACCGCTTTTCATTCCTTCCTGCCTGCTCACGGAGGACGTGTGCGTGCGCGTGTTCCCTCGCAGAgtcggcgacgaacgcgttcctgCAGGGGCTGGACCGGCGGGTGGAGGCGGCGGGCGCCGACCTGGCGCGCCTCGAGTCCATGGCCTTCGGCACCGTCTCCGTCGAGGAGCTCCTCGGCCACTGCCGCGAGGCCCTCAACATCGTCTCCCGCCACGCTGACGCCGTCGAGTTCCGCCTCGTCTCCTTCGGCTACGTCGCCCCCCGTGAGTCTCACTGATCCCCCTTCAGGCAATCAGGCAGGAACACACTGGCGACGTCACTTTGGAGCTCTGCCCTGCAGTGTTCGTCTTGTTTTGCTGAGGTTCATCGGGTTTCTCTTGTTGGCGCAGAGGTGGATGacgaggtggaagaggaggaggaaggtggagaCTTGGGGGAGCTTGATGTCCCCGGGAATGGGCTCTTGGGAGGGGCAAGTTCGGTCCTCAGGTCTGCCCGGAAGCACTTCGACGACGATGAACTGTATCCTTCCATTACTAAGGCATTTTCAGAGATGCATTTTTGGTTGTGTTGGGTGTGATCTATGACCGGGCTGATGGAACGGGTACATAGCAATTCGAGATGCATAGGCTCCAAATAGAAGATGTCAGCTTGCGCCTAGCTGGCTAGCTGTAAGGTTTGCAATTACAGCGTTGTCAGTGAAGTCAGAATTTGAAGATTTATAAGCATTATTAGGAGTTGAACCATCCTTATTCTGCCCCTATTATTAGCTGTTAACCTTTACTACCAATTTTTCCTGCTAAATGTGTAAATCTCCCTAATATCATTGTCATACCATCATTTGGGACCAGCAAACATTGGAGATTATGATTGGTTCGGTTATATTGGATAAGCTTAGAATTTTGAATGCACCAAGTCTGAACTTTGACATTCTTTTGTGTTTCTGCTAGTGATCTGTGCGATTGAGATACAGAGTATTGAGTTCTTTCTTGACTTCATGTAAGATTTGAGGAGTCCATGTCACTAAAGAACTTTGGGATTTCTGATGCTTGTCTAGCTACTCTGTCCTCTCAAGGTACAGAACACTTGCAATGCATCTTCCAAAATCAACTGTTTAGATGCATTATACATATTAGTATTTTTTACTGCAAGTCCTAAATCAAATAGAGATAATAATTTCTTTCGGATGTCGCAGATATTGATTTTTCTGCGAGCCCAAAGATGCCTGACAGAAAACCTGGAAGGTAACTCAACGAAATACAGACATATATGAGATATCTATTGCAACGTCCTTTTCAGGCTGTTTTTTTTTGTTGTTCTCCACAGTTCTTTACTTGTTTTATCTTCATTGAAAATCACCTTGTGTTTATACTGTTCAGTTTTGATGATGACCAAAAGATCTTGGAGGAAGCTGAAGAACCCACACCTCCCCAAATTGAAACATATGAGCAAGATGGTCAGCAGAGTGTATCTGTTATGTTTAGAAGATATATTAAATGCTTGCTTTTCATGACTGACATCTCTGTTGAATCCGTGAAGACAACGCTTTCCAAGGAATGATAAGGGCGTCGAAGGAGGAGTACGATAAACTTCCTCCTTACATGAAGACTCTTGCATCATGGGAGGTCTGACTTCTTTTAAACTCTTTAAAGTCTTTTCTGATTAATTACTAGAAGGGAGAAGTCATGCAATGTCTTTTCTTGCCTCTTGCCATAAACTCTTTAAAGTCTTTTCTGATTTGGTCTCTGCACTGCAGTGGTTTCATGACGATAGTAGTGTTATCTTAGTTATGCCACCTCGAAGCAAATCTACTGCAATGCTTTACCTTTTTTGCGGCCTCTCTTTTTATCAGGAATTGCATGACGCCGTCTCAAAACTAAATGCATACTTTGGTGGTGATAAGGCTCAGGGGAGTTTGAATCAGGATGATGTTGCATCAGTCGGCTTGGGTATGTTATAATCTTATACTTGCCATTCCCTGCCCGCAGAAATGTCAAATGCTTTTACACTAGACTAGACAAATTCCATTGAGGTTTCCTTTCACTTCCTTGTCTTGTAGGGCGCAAAGGAAGATCCTACTTGTTGATCCTTCTGCGGTTGAATCAACTGGTTATGGAGACGATTGACGGCTCGATCTTCTACAACCTACGCAAGAACGACTCCTAGGcgaattttccagaaaaccttggGAAGCAGAAGGGGATATAGCCGATACTACCACCATACTGTATTGTAATGTTCTCTATATAATAATGTGTTGCGATGTAGTAGTTAGTCTGGTGCATAACTTGGTTCTTTTCAAAGGCAGTGGCTTGGATTTGATTGATGTAAGTTTTTAGAATATCAGACTTGAAGCTGTATACTCAGAGTTGAAGCTGCAAGAGTATTTTAACTGAAGCAGAGTGGAAACTGTATGATGAAAAATTGTTGCCTATCTTTCTGTTAACTGTGTGATGTTTTTAGGAGTATCTAAACTGAAGCAGAGGAGGTGCTGAAATCACAACACCACATCTTGCATGACAAACTGAAGAATTGACTATTGTTCAGAATTGCTTCCTGCTGCAGTGTCATCCCAAGATCTCTGAAGTTTTATCAACTCCGGTGCACTTAAATGAATCTTGCCTTACAATGTTGCAAATCTTAATCTTCTATTTATACATATTTACTATCTACATTCCTCCAACGAGGCacatatatatgatgatgatgatgatgatgatgatgatatatctACAAATTACAATGTACACAGCTTCAgaatttgttgaattcttcagaCTCCATGTCCTGCCTTGCCATGCAGGATGCAGCAGCATCAGCGGGGGAAGGTCCCTCCAATCAGGATGCTCAAGGTTTCCGTGAAATGGACTCCGGATCATATAATCTCTCAAGGATGCTCTGCGACAGTATCTATCTAGGCCACAAacgctgatgaagaagaagaaccgtATATCTCGTTTGCCTGAGCCAGGGAGACGTACACGACGTCCGTCAGCGAGCTGTGGGTCCGGCCGTAGAAAATGTACACGAAGACCCCCATCACCAGCCACACCCCGACCCGCATCCACGTGCCACCCCTGAAGAACATACATAGGTTGCCAAAAAATGTTCAGACACATACATACAAATCTTTCCATTCTGAATGTTTCGTTGGCAAAAGTAAAGTTATCAGCGAGTGAGATCATTGCTTGAGGTACTCACCCTAGATTTATGAGCAAGTATGTGTTTATGAGAATGCACATCACCGGCAGCAGCGGAACAAACGGGCAGATGAATCCTGCAGAGGGAGCGGCAGAAAGGAGCTGTGACATCAAGTTACGGAGAGAAGCGTGAAAATGCCGTGATGCGAGTGTACCTCCAGAGTGACCAAATGAGTGCCTTCCGTCGTCTTGGTCGATCCAGGAGAGCATTCCGAGACCAGCCAGGAGGAGCAGGCCACCAAACACGCAGAATAAGCACATCACCAGGCTAACGTGAAACGGGAGAGACGCGTGTTAGACAGGCCAGTATGTCATTGCACAGGAAAGTTCATCGTGGGAACAAGATATGCCCGGTCACTTACAATGGCAGGAACGTTACGGAAGCTGAAGCCGTCAGGATTAGAACCCCTACGCATACAGCTGCAATGCTGCGAGCAGCGGTTTTCCGCCGCTTTAACTCATCCAATTTGTCTGATGGATTGACAGAGAAACCGGTTAGCCAGCTTATAATAAGTAGAATGCACATACTCAGAAAATGTAGACTCGACCAAAGTCGAAATGCAATTTCCTAGACTTACTTGCGTACAGCTGCTTCTCAATAAGAGGGTCGCTGATTGATTCTACTACGATCACATCCTTAATCTCAGACGTCCCCTGTTCATGGTTCCCATCTCCAAGAGGACTCCCCACCTTTTCCTCATCACATTCTTGGCTTAAGCGGAACGACGTTTGCAGAGAGGATGGCAGGGGTACCTCATCTGGAGGAACATATCTGAGGATCAAGATGGAGACGGCGACTATGGTGAACGCGAGGAGCGTGCCTACACTGACCTGCAACCAAACTTAACTCCTTTAGATCCAATATTTAGTACTCATAAAAGTCTTAATCTTCATGAAATCTCATCTTGAGCCAAAATCCATCAAATTTCTCAAATGGAAACTATTTAAAGGTTCCTAGATCCTTACCATTCCTGCTAGTTGTGAAACATCCATGAAGAACGCCAGAGAAGCGGCACAGATGCCAGTTATGATTGTGCTCTTGACAGGAACTTGTGTCTTTTCGCTAACAtcagagaagaaggatggcaacaGCCCATCTCTCGCCATGGCCATCAATATCCTTGGCTGTGGCAGAAGTGATCCCATCAAGGTTGAGCAGAGAGCGAGAACAGCACCAGATGTTACAAGGTACCTAAAATAAGACAGCGCAGTAATAAAAAAAGAAGCCTCAGCAGGAAGCACACCAAGTGATGCACGGCGAAATGGAAGCACTGTCAAAAGGAGTCCTTACATCGCCCACTGCATCCCGTGCCTCGCAAAGGCGGACGAAATAGGGGTATCTGGGTCCATAGCAAAG comes from Triticum aestivum cultivar Chinese Spring chromosome 5B, IWGSC CS RefSeq v2.1, whole genome shotgun sequence and encodes:
- the LOC123110176 gene encoding uncharacterized protein, with amino-acid sequence MQRSMDASISALCGSLSQVLTHADDSSRALSDALSRRAIPLESATNAFLQGLDRRVEAAGADLARLESMAFGTVSVEELLGHCREALNIVSRHADAVEFRLVSFGYVAPQVDDEVEEEEEGGDLGELDVPGNGLLGGASSVLRSARKHFDDDELFEESMSLKNFGISDACLATLSSQDIDFSASPKMPDRKPGSFDDDQKILEEAEEPTPPQIETYEQDDNAFQGMIRASKEEYDKLPPYMKTLASWEELHDAVSKLNAYFGGDKAQGSLNQDDVASVGLGRKGRSYLLILLRLNQLVMETIDGSIFYNLRKNDS
- the LOC123110175 gene encoding cationic amino acid transporter 2, vacuolar isoform X1; its protein translation is MGADEAAPGGGGGGIRVLLRRKQVDSDRARAAGGQQLAKELSITQLIAIGVGSTVGAGVYVLVGTVAREHSGPALTLSFLIAGIAAALSAFCYAELASRCPSAGSAYHYSYICVGEGVAWLIGWALILEYTIGGSAVARGISPNLALFFGGPNSLPWILARHELPWLDVVVDPCAAALVFLVTALLCVGIKESTFVQGIVTVLNCCVMLFVITAGSYIGFQTGWVGYKVSGGFLPYGVNGMLAGSATVFFAYIGFDSVASTAEEVRNPQRDLPLGIATSLTICCSLYMLVSVVIVGLVPYFAMDPDTPISSAFARHGMQWAMYLVTSGAVLALCSTLMGSLLPQPRILMAMARDGLLPSFFSDVSEKTQVPVKSTIITGICAASLAFFMDVSQLAGMVSVGTLLAFTIVAVSILILRYVPPDEVPLPSSLQTSFRLSQECDEEKVGSPLGDGNHEQGTSEIKDVIVVESISDPLIEKQLYANKLDELKRRKTAARSIAAVCVGVLILTASASVTFLPFLVMCLFCVFGGLLLLAGLGMLSWIDQDDGRHSFGHSGGTLASRHFHASLRNLMSQLLSAAPSAGFICPFVPLLPVMCILINTYLLINLGGGTWMRVGVWLVMGVFVYIFYGRTHSSLTDVVYVSLAQANEIYGSSSSSAFVA
- the LOC123110175 gene encoding cationic amino acid transporter 2, vacuolar isoform X2, translated to MGADEAAPGGGGGGIRVLLRRKQVDSDRARAAGGQQLAKELSITQLIAIGVGSTVGAGVYVLVGTVAREHSGPALTLSFLIAGIAAALSAFCYAELASRCPSAGSAYHYSYICVGEGVAWLIGWALILEYTIGGSAVARGISPNLALFFGGPNSLPWILARHELPWLDVVVDPCAAALVFLVTALLCVGIKESTFVQGIVTVLNCCVMLFVITAGSYIGFQTGWVGYKVSGGFLPYGVNGMLAGSATVFFAYIGFDSVASTAEEVRNPQRDLPLGIATSLTICCSLYMLVSVVIVGLVPYFAMDPDTPISSAFARHGMQWAMYLVTSGAVLALCSTLMGSLLPQPRILMAMARDGLLPSFFSDVSEKTQVPVKSTIITGICAASLAFFMDVSQLAGMVSVGTLLAFTIVAVSILILRYVPPDEVPLPSSLQTSFRLSQECDEEKVGSPLGDGNHEQGTSEIKDVIVVESISDPLIEKQLYANKLDELKRRKTAARSIAAVCVGVLILTASASVTFLPFLVMCLFCVFGGLLLLAGLGMLSWIDQDDGRHSFGHSGGFICPFVPLLPVMCILINTYLLINLGGGTWMRVGVWLVMGVFVYIFYGRTHSSLTDVVYVSLAQANEIYGSSSSSAFVA